From the genome of Treponema denticola:
ATATTTTAAGTTTTTTGCTGCATAAACATCCCGATAAATTACAGACAGCAGAATTATCTGTAGGAAAGGCTCATGTTTTTTATCCCGAATACTCCCAAGAAAAAACAACGGCTGCTCTGCTTTTGGAAATCGATCCTGTCGGCATGGTGCGCAATGCAAAAAATTTTACGGGAAAGGAATTTTTACTGGGCCAATATGTAAACGACCGTCCCTATGTTGCTTCCTCATTTATGAGTTCTGCAATTTCAAAGGTCTTTTCAAGTGCCTTAAACGGAAACTGCAAAGAGCATCCGGAATATGTTGAAGAAGCTCTTTCCTTAACTGTAAAAATTTCGGTTCTTCCCGCTCCCCGCGGCGGCGAGCTTTTAATTAAAAATCTCTTTGAACCTTTAGGCTACAGTATCGAAGCCGAGCGTCATATTCTCGATACAAAATTTACCGACTGGGGTTACGGAAAATATTTTACTCTCATATTAAAAAATAAATTACCTATTAAAGATTTGCTTTCTCATCTTTATGTTTTAATTCCCGTATTGGATAACGAAAAGCATTATTTTATTACTCAGGATGAAGTCGATAAATTATTGCAAAAAGGAAAAGGCTGGCTTGAAAATCATCCTTCAAAGGATTTAATAGTTTCGCGCTATTTGATAAACATAAAATCGCTTGTCCGTTCGGCTTTTAATATTTTGGCTGAAGAAGAAAATGCGGCTCAATCCGGAACTGAAGAAGAATCGGATTCACCTCTTCAAAAAGGAAAAAAGGAAAGACTGCATGACCAAAGACTAAATGCCGTTACCGAAAAATTAAAAATGAGCGGAGCAAAAAGCGTTATCGACTTGGGATGCGGAGACGGCAAACTGATACGGCTTCTTTTAAAAGAAAAACAATTTGAAAAAATTGCAGGCATGGATGTTTCATATTCCGAATTAACAAAATGCAAGGAAAGACTGCACTGGGAGGATATGCCGCCAAAACAAAAAGAAAAACTTAGTTTATTTCAAAGTTCACTTATGTACAGAGATAAAAGATTTTCAGGCTTTGAAGCTGCCGCCGTTGTTGAAGTAATAGAACACATGGATGAAAACAGGTTACCCGCCTTCGAAAAAGCCGTTTTTAAATTTGCAAGACCAAGTACCGTAGTTCTTACCACGCCGAACAGCGAGTACAATGTGCAATATGAAAATTTAGCAAGCGGAAAAATGCGGCATACCGATCACCGTTTTGAATGGACACGCAAGGAATTTGAAACATGGGCAAAAAGAGTTGCCGATGAAAATAATTATTCCGTAGAATTTTTTACGGTAGGCGAAGAAGAAAAAAATATAGGAGCTCCGTCACAGATGGCGGTATTTAAATATGCAGATTAATATACCCAAGACCTCACTGGTTTTACTTGTCGGAGTTTCGGGCTCCGGTAAAAGCAGCTTTGCACAAAAACATTTTGAAAAATATGAAATTGTTTCTTCCGATATTTGCCGAGGTATAGTTTCAAATGATGAAAATAATCAATCAGCTACAAACGATGCTTTTGAAGTTTTTAATTTTATTCTTTCAAAGCGGCTTCAAAACGGATTACTCACGGTTGCAGATGCGACAAATATTCAGCAGGAAGCAAGAAAAAAACTTCTCAACATAGCCCATTCTTTTCATGTTCTTCCTATTGCAATTGTTTTTGATTTACCTCAAGAGCTTTGTGAAAAACGAAACGAAGAGAGGACAGACAGAAAAATTTCTTCCGGAGTTTTAAGACATCAGATGCAGAACTTAAAACATTCGTTAAAGAATTTAAAGAAAGAAGGCTTTAAAAAACTTTATATTCTAAGATCGGAAGAAGAAGTAAATTCCGTTACGGAAATTATCCGTGAAAAACTTTATAACGATAAAACCGATATGCACGGCCCATTCGATATTATCGGTGATGTGCACGGATGCTATGATGAGCTTGTAGAACTTTTACAAAAACTAAATTACAAAATAGATTCGGTAAACGATGACGAAAAAAATTACGGCTTCAATGTAAGCCATCCCGAAAACCGTACAGCCGTTTTTTTAGGCGATTTGGTAGACAGGGGGCCGGCTTCTCCTCAAGTTTTAAAACTTGTTATGAGCATGGTGCGGAACGGTTCGGCACTCTGTGTTCCCGGCAATCACGATATGAAGCTTCATAAAAAACTTAACGGAAAGGCAGTACAGGAAAAACACGGACTTGCAGAAACCCTTCAGCAGCTAGAAAACGAATCTGAAGAATTTAAAAACGATGTAAAAGAATTTTTATACGGTCTTGTCAGTCACTATGTTTTGGATTCGGGAAAACTGGTTGTCGCCCATGCAGGCTTAAAAGAAGAAATGCAGGGACGCGGTTCAGGGGCAGTGCGTTCTTTTTGTTTATACGGAGAAACTACCGGCGAAACGGATGAGTTCGGTTTACCGGTGAGATATAATTGGGCATCCGAATACCGCGGCAGGGCAAAGGTTGTTTACGGCCATACTCCCGTTCCGAATCCGCAATGGTTGAATAATACGATTGACATAGACACAGGCTGCGTTTTCGGCGGAGCTCTTACAGCCCTCCGTTATCCCGAAGAGGAGTTTGTATCGGTTAAGGCAAAAAAAGTTTATTCGGAACCTGTACGGCCTATCGAACCCAAAGTTTCATTTTCATTGCAGCATGAAAACGATGACCTCCTCGATATTGAAGATGTAACAGGCAGAAGGATTATTCAAACCCGATTAAAAAACAATATACTAATCCGAGAAGAACAGTCCATTGCAGCCCTTGAAGCGGTCAGCCGCTTTGCAGTAAACCCTAAATGGCTTATATATCTTCCGCCCACCATGTCTCCTTCGGAAACAAGCAGCCTTGAAAATTTTTTAGAGCATCCAATTGAAGCTATCGATTATTACAAAAGCCGCGGAGTTAAAAAAATTATTTTGGAAGAAAAGCACATGGGCTCCAGAGCTGTGCTTATTGTTTGCAAAAATACACAGACTGCGGAAAAAAAATTCGGCATTGAAGATGAAGGTTTCGGTATTTGTTATACACGCACGGGAAGAAACTTTTTTAATGATTCAATAATCGAAAAAGAATTTTTAACAAAGGTTCAAAAGGCCTTAACACTTTCAAACTTTTGGGAAAAGCAAAGTACCGATTGGGTTTGTCTTGATGCGGAACTTATGCCTTGGTCTGTAAAAGCCCAAAGTCTTATACATGACCAATATGCGGCAACAGGTTCCTCTGCAATAAACGCTCTTTCAGAAGCGGAAAAAATTTTAAACCTCACAAAATTAAGAGGAATTGAAGGGGCAGAAAACTTATCAAATATTTTTACTCAAAAAAAAGTTTCGGTTGAAAAATTTATTGAATCTTACCGTAATTATTGTTGGGAAGTAAAAAGCATAGATGATTATAAACTCGCTCCTTTCCATATTTTGGCAACGGAAGGTGCTGTGCATACCGATAAAAATCACGAATGGCATATGGAAAACATAAAAGAAATATGTCTTGCCGATAAAACTCTTTTTAAAATTACACCCTATAAAATAGTTGATGTAGAAAACGCGAATGAAATAAAAGACGCAGTAGATTGGTGGTTATCTCTTACACAAAAAGGAGGGGAAGGCATGGTAATAAAACCATTCGATTTTGTCTTCCATGCAGAAAAGCACGGCCTCGTTCAGCCGGCAGTCAAATGCCGAGGTAAAGAATACTTGCGTATTATTTACGGCCCCGAATATTGCGAAAAAGAAAATTTAGACCGTTTAAAGAAAAGGGGCTTAGCAAAAAAAAGAGCCCTAGCCTTGCAGGAATTTGCCTTAGGCGTAGAGGCTCTTGAACGCTTTGTAAAAAAAGAACCTTTAAGGCGAGTTCATGAAAGTGCCTTTGCAGTTCTTGCCCTCGAAAGCGAAGCTGTAGATCCGCGATTGTAGACATTGCAGCAATGCGGATAATCAGTCTCAAAGTGCAGTAATAAAGGCAACCAAACCGAAAATTATGCCGGGTGAATTTGCAAAGGCAATCGGCCAGTCCCGTTTAGGTTTTTTCATAAGCCCGTATGTTACCCAAAGAGTACAGTTTATTGCAGCAACCAAGGGCTGAAGCCAATTTCCTTTCATTCCGTTTAAATTATTACTTATTTGCGGAATGTACGAAACATACATGGCCATAGCGGTTGCGGTTGCAACCCATCCTAAAATCGTAAAAAATTTAGAGTTCATAATCACTTCCTAATATACAAAATTCAATAAACCCGATTAAAAGCACTTTAAATAAAATGTTTAATCGGGTTAATAATTTTAACTAAAACTTAAAAACTTCTACCTCCGCCCCCATGTGTTTGTCCTGAGGAAGATGTGTGCGTAGTACTGCTGCCGCTGCTTCCCTTACTGCTGCTTGTTTGAATAATATGTGATACCGTATTTGTAGAAATAAAGGAGTCATCGGTTGTTGCAAACGAAACTAGGCTGTTTTTACTGACATCATAGAACGGGGCAGGAGCAAAGTTTCCCTTAGACTTATATTTTCTTATTGTTCCGGAGAACTTAAAGAAAAAGGCTAATAGGGCAAGACCTAAACTCATTCCAACTTCCAAAAGAGAAAGACTGTTATAAAATCTTCCGCTTAAAGTGTTAAGGTAAGACTCTATGCCTTTAGAATAATTATTCGCTTTTAAACCGCCGTCGATAAGCGAATCCAAGAGTTTTTCTATAACACTGTCGGTAATAGTTTTTATTGTTTTGTCCCCATGGGTTGAAATATGAGCATACCTGCTTCCCGGAGTTCCGTCCCCCGTTATAATGAGTAAAAGACTTCCTTCTTTTTCGGAACCTTGACCATAGTCATTGTAATCAAAATAATCATCAGCATAGTCTTGAGGACTTTTTCCTCCCGCATCGGAAACAATCACAACAACTGCATCAGACCCGCTCTTTTGGGAAACGGTTTTAAGATGTTTTTCTATCTTAGCAAAAACTTCCGGCTGTAAAACACCGGCTTCATCTACCAAAAGGTTTTTTTCAGTCTCTGCATAAGAGCTTATGCAGATAAAAAATATCAATGCATAAATAATCTTTTTTGCTACCATATAAACCTCCCGCCTAAGAGTAAAAGAGCTGCAAGAACTCCCGATATAATACCTGACACAAGAGCAAGCTTAGACTTATTTACCGGGAGCTCGCCTGTAGCTTTTCCTGTTTGACCATTTACGGCAAAGACATAGGTTTTTCCCTTATAAAGATAGGTGAGTATCCATGAGGGAAGCAAAACATAGTTATAATTTTGCACAGTGTAGGAAGTATTATCCTCTTCATCTTCAATACTTCCTCCGTAATCGGTAGAGTTTTGAATAAGGTCCTTAGTATAATCTTCCGCCCTGTTTTTTATTACGGATTCTACATCTTCTTTTTTAATATCATATTGCTCCGAAGAAAAGCCTGCAAGATAACCTTGAGAAAAATCTTTTTGTTCTTCCAAATCATAAGGACTTATTGCATTGATAAGAGGTTTATCTATCTTTGTAAAAGCCAACTCTTGACATTTATCCAACTCAATTTTTCCCGTGCGCTCAATCTTATACTTATCCGTTTTTGTATACTCCGTATTCCCGCTTCGCCACGATGAAATCTTTAAGCCTACGGCGTGATAGTCAACATTAGCTACAACATCAGCTTGCCAATGCGGAAGATAAATACCCGTTATCTTTTCTTTTGTGCTATTGCTTGTAAAATCGCTAGGCACATACTTTTTACCTTGCACCCAAGAAGCAAAATGCTTTAAGGCTTCCTTTTTATCAATCTTAAAAGGAATAATCTTATCAGGCTTAAAATCTCCTTTGAGCCTATCGGATAATACTACGGGACTGTGGCAATAATAACAAAAGGCCGTACTTGAAGTGTCCCCTACTACAACTTCCGCTCCGCAGTTGTTGCAGTGATATTGTTTTACCTTTCCGTCCCCTGCACCTTCGCCTTCGGAAGAGCTTTCATTTGCTCCACCCTTCTTTGCTTGCAGATCTTCCATGTATTTTGTAAGTTCTTCTTCTGTATAACTTGAAAAACAATAATCACACTTAAAGCCCCCGGTTTTCGGATCAAAACTTATAGGAGCTCCGCAGCCCGGACATTTATAATTTTCAATACTCATATCTTTCTCCAATATGTTGGTTATAATTTTGTTCCGCATTCGGGACAGAATTTTGCTCCCGGCTTTACTTCCGCACCGCATGAAGGGCAGCCGCTGCCTGCAGGTTTAGGAGTTCCGCATTCGGCACAAAACTTTCCGGTATTCTTGTGGCCGCACTCGGTGCAAAACCATTCTCCTGCTGCCTTAGCGCTGCCTTGTTGTTGACCGGCTCCTTGAGCAGCTTGATTCATTTGCATCTGCTGCATATTGGTTTGACTTGCCTGTCCCATAAAACCGCCTGCCGCATTCATGCCCATGCCCATACCCATAAAGGCCATTCCTGCTCCTGCCTGATTCGAACCTGCCGCTTCCATACCGCGGGCAATAGAGCCTTGCACATAGCCTTCCCGTACGGTAGGATCGCCGAGCATAGCTCCCTTATTGCGCATGTTGATGAGTTCTTTAGATTCATCATCATAGGAAATACTTGCAATACCGACTGAAAGCACCTCCATTCCGCGTAATTCCTTCCATGAATCATCCAGAATCTCGGACATGTGTTTGCTTAAAACCGTTCCCTTTGAAGGAATAAAGGAAATGCGTTCGCCTTCCATAGACATTTGACTGATGGCAGCCTGTAAGGCTTCTAAGAATTCGCTCAAGTATTGTTCGTTTATTTCATCAATGTGAACATTTTCGGCATCACGAGGACAAGCTTCTTTAAAAAACTTGATTGGGTCGGTTATTTTAATCGAATAGTTTCCGAAGGTGCGCAAAAACAACTCCGCATTATAGAAGTTGTCAAAGTATTGCAATGGATTGGGAGTACCGAACCTAATACCCTTGATCTCCTGTAAATTAACATAAAATACTTCCTGTTTCATCGGGGTGGTTCCGCCGAATTTAAAACGGCTGAAGGTTTCTTTTAGGGCATCTCCGAATTGACCGCCGAATAGGGAGGGCGATGCCGAATTTTCAACCTTAAAATATCCCGGCTCCGCCGTATAATCGACTATCTTTCCCCCGTCCACCAACATCATAAACTGGTTTTGATTTACATGTATAATAGAACCGTTTGAAACGACATCGCTTGAACCTTTTTTGTTTGTGTTACGTTTATCTGTGCGGACAGCAACTCCTTTTGCAAGGACAACGCCCTCACCCATATCTCCTGCTTCAATAACTTCGAGCCATTGATCGGCCAAACCGCCGCCCACTGCTCCAACTGCTGCTGATATAAGACCCATAATTTACTCCTTTAAATTTAAACTTACATAATTATGATATAACAAAAAAGTCAAAATATCAAGGTTTAAATTATTTGCCGCTTAAAATTTATTAAAAAACATAATTTCATAGCTTATAAGAACAGATTTGGAGGAAAAAGATAGGTCTCATAGAAATTTTACCGGATCATTTACAGTTTATCTGTCCTTCATTTATATAGATAAGTCTGTCACAAAATTGTTCCGCTAAAATTTTATCATGACTGATAAAAAGATAGCTTGATTGATGTGTATTTTGATATTCTTTTAATAAATGGATAATCTGAGCTTGGCTTACGCTGTCCAACATTCCTGTCGGCTCATCTAAGACAATCAACTGAGGTGTAATGGAAAGAATCCTTGCCAAAGCCAAACGCTGTAATTCTCCGCCGCTCAATTCCCTTGGGTAGCGGTAAAGATGTTCTTCCCTTAAGCCCAATTCTTTTATATCCCGAATAATTTTCTCCATTCCTTTTTCTTTTAAATAAATACGGTACGGTTCTTTTAAGCTATCTATGATGTGCAGTTTGGGATTAAAAGATATTTCCGGATGCTGAAAAAGAATTTGAATTTTGCGTCTTGTTTCACGATTAACTGGATATTTAAGCGGAAGGTTTTCAAAAAACATTTCTCCATTTGACGGCATTATTAAACCGGTTATAATTTGTCCGATAGTCGTTTTGCCGCTTCCGCTGTCCCCGATCAAGCCTAGTGTTTCTTTTTTATTTATGCAAAAGCTGATATTTTTAATTACTTCAAAATCTTTTTTGCGGGCATTTTTATATGTTTTAGAAATGTTTTTAAGTTCAAGCATATTTCCAGCACCTTACTTTCCTGTTTTTTTCTATGTCTATCATGGGAGGGGTTTGTTTACATTTTTCAAAAGCATATTCACAGTTTGAAGCATATCTGCATCCTGTTTCATAAACGGGACGCTGCATACTCTTTGCCTTATACTGTAGACCGTTTTCGGGCATCGCCCTTATTATATCTTCGGTATACGGGTGATAGGGTTTTGCAAATACTTCTTCGGTCAATCCAATTTCTACGCTATATGAAGAATGCATAACACATAATCTTTTGCTTATGTTTTTTGCAAAATTAAGGTCATGGGTAACGCAAACATAGGTCTCTTCTTTTAAGAGTTTAAATGCTTGTTCAACCATTTTAAGACGTCTTGAGTCTAAGCCCTTTGTAGGCTCATCAGCAAATATTAAATGGGCTCCTGCGGAAATACCCATTGCAATCATAGCCCTTTGCTTCATTCCGCCGCTGTAAGTGTGAGGATATTGAACGGCCCGTTCTTCTTCACTACCTAAATTGAATTTGCGTAAAAGGTTTACGGCTTCTTTCTCCGCATTTTTTTTGGAATACCCGTAATGAATTATAAGAGGCTCTCCGACTTGATAACCCACTTTAAGAAGCGGATTTAAAGAGTTTCCGCTGCCTTGAGGAATGTAGGATATTTCTTTTCCTCTAATGGAGTTTAAAGTTTTACGGTCAAGGCTTAAAAGATTCCGATTATTAAAAAAAGCGGTCCCCTGCACTTCTGCATTTTTAGGTAAAAGTTTTAACACAGCTAAAAGCATAACGCTTTTTCCGCTGCCAGTCTCACCTATAATTGCAATTTTGTCTCTTTCAAAAATATCTAAATTAAAATCTTGAAGAACTTGAGGAGCATTCTTTGCTCCGAATGAAACACTTAAGTTTTCTATTTTGAGAAGAGGAAGTTCAGCTAAGTTTATTTCAGTATTATTCATTTTTTGTGCCGTAATATCCTATAAGCATAAAACCTAAAACGGTAACCGAGATACAGATAATCGGAGGCAGATACCACCATATTTGTCCGCGCAAAATGCTGTGCCTAAAAAAAGCGTACCGCAAAATTGCACCCCACGATTTTTCGCCGTAGGTTCCTAGCCCTAAAAAACTTA
Proteins encoded in this window:
- a CDS encoding 3' terminal RNA ribose 2'-O-methyltransferase Hen1; the encoded protein is MLLTISAEGNNSNILSFLLHKHPDKLQTAELSVGKAHVFYPEYSQEKTTAALLLEIDPVGMVRNAKNFTGKEFLLGQYVNDRPYVASSFMSSAISKVFSSALNGNCKEHPEYVEEALSLTVKISVLPAPRGGELLIKNLFEPLGYSIEAERHILDTKFTDWGYGKYFTLILKNKLPIKDLLSHLYVLIPVLDNEKHYFITQDEVDKLLQKGKGWLENHPSKDLIVSRYLINIKSLVRSAFNILAEEENAAQSGTEEESDSPLQKGKKERLHDQRLNAVTEKLKMSGAKSVIDLGCGDGKLIRLLLKEKQFEKIAGMDVSYSELTKCKERLHWEDMPPKQKEKLSLFQSSLMYRDKRFSGFEAAAVVEVIEHMDENRLPAFEKAVFKFARPSTVVLTTPNSEYNVQYENLASGKMRHTDHRFEWTRKEFETWAKRVADENNYSVEFFTVGEEEKNIGAPSQMAVFKYAD
- a CDS encoding polynucleotide kinase-phosphatase yields the protein MQINIPKTSLVLLVGVSGSGKSSFAQKHFEKYEIVSSDICRGIVSNDENNQSATNDAFEVFNFILSKRLQNGLLTVADATNIQQEARKKLLNIAHSFHVLPIAIVFDLPQELCEKRNEERTDRKISSGVLRHQMQNLKHSLKNLKKEGFKKLYILRSEEEVNSVTEIIREKLYNDKTDMHGPFDIIGDVHGCYDELVELLQKLNYKIDSVNDDEKNYGFNVSHPENRTAVFLGDLVDRGPASPQVLKLVMSMVRNGSALCVPGNHDMKLHKKLNGKAVQEKHGLAETLQQLENESEEFKNDVKEFLYGLVSHYVLDSGKLVVAHAGLKEEMQGRGSGAVRSFCLYGETTGETDEFGLPVRYNWASEYRGRAKVVYGHTPVPNPQWLNNTIDIDTGCVFGGALTALRYPEEEFVSVKAKKVYSEPVRPIEPKVSFSLQHENDDLLDIEDVTGRRIIQTRLKNNILIREEQSIAALEAVSRFAVNPKWLIYLPPTMSPSETSSLENFLEHPIEAIDYYKSRGVKKIILEEKHMGSRAVLIVCKNTQTAEKKFGIEDEGFGICYTRTGRNFFNDSIIEKEFLTKVQKALTLSNFWEKQSTDWVCLDAELMPWSVKAQSLIHDQYAATGSSAINALSEAEKILNLTKLRGIEGAENLSNIFTQKKVSVEKFIESYRNYCWEVKSIDDYKLAPFHILATEGAVHTDKNHEWHMENIKEICLADKTLFKITPYKIVDVENANEIKDAVDWWLSLTQKGGEGMVIKPFDFVFHAEKHGLVQPAVKCRGKEYLRIIYGPEYCEKENLDRLKKRGLAKKRALALQEFALGVEALERFVKKEPLRRVHESAFAVLALESEAVDPRL
- a CDS encoding SemiSWEET family transporter — protein: MNSKFFTILGWVATATAMAMYVSYIPQISNNLNGMKGNWLQPLVAAINCTLWVTYGLMKKPKRDWPIAFANSPGIIFGLVAFITAL
- a CDS encoding TPM domain-containing protein, which produces MVAKKIIYALIFFICISSYAETEKNLLVDEAGVLQPEVFAKIEKHLKTVSQKSGSDAVVVIVSDAGGKSPQDYADDYFDYNDYGQGSEKEGSLLLIITGDGTPGSRYAHISTHGDKTIKTITDSVIEKLLDSLIDGGLKANNYSKGIESYLNTLSGRFYNSLSLLEVGMSLGLALLAFFFKFSGTIRKYKSKGNFAPAPFYDVSKNSLVSFATTDDSFISTNTVSHIIQTSSSKGSSGSSTTHTSSSGQTHGGGGRSF
- a CDS encoding SPFH domain-containing protein, with protein sequence MGLISAAVGAVGGGLADQWLEVIEAGDMGEGVVLAKGVAVRTDKRNTNKKGSSDVVSNGSIIHVNQNQFMMLVDGGKIVDYTAEPGYFKVENSASPSLFGGQFGDALKETFSRFKFGGTTPMKQEVFYVNLQEIKGIRFGTPNPLQYFDNFYNAELFLRTFGNYSIKITDPIKFFKEACPRDAENVHIDEINEQYLSEFLEALQAAISQMSMEGERISFIPSKGTVLSKHMSEILDDSWKELRGMEVLSVGIASISYDDESKELINMRNKGAMLGDPTVREGYVQGSIARGMEAAGSNQAGAGMAFMGMGMGMNAAGGFMGQASQTNMQQMQMNQAAQGAGQQQGSAKAAGEWFCTECGHKNTGKFCAECGTPKPAGSGCPSCGAEVKPGAKFCPECGTKL
- a CDS encoding ABC transporter ATP-binding protein; translated protein: MLELKNISKTYKNARKKDFEVIKNISFCINKKETLGLIGDSGSGKTTIGQIITGLIMPSNGEMFFENLPLKYPVNRETRRKIQILFQHPEISFNPKLHIIDSLKEPYRIYLKEKGMEKIIRDIKELGLREEHLYRYPRELSGGELQRLALARILSITPQLIVLDEPTGMLDSVSQAQIIHLLKEYQNTHQSSYLFISHDKILAEQFCDRLIYINEGQINCK
- a CDS encoding ABC transporter ATP-binding protein: MNNTEINLAELPLLKIENLSVSFGAKNAPQVLQDFNLDIFERDKIAIIGETGSGKSVMLLAVLKLLPKNAEVQGTAFFNNRNLLSLDRKTLNSIRGKEISYIPQGSGNSLNPLLKVGYQVGEPLIIHYGYSKKNAEKEAVNLLRKFNLGSEEERAVQYPHTYSGGMKQRAMIAMGISAGAHLIFADEPTKGLDSRRLKMVEQAFKLLKEETYVCVTHDLNFAKNISKRLCVMHSSYSVEIGLTEEVFAKPYHPYTEDIIRAMPENGLQYKAKSMQRPVYETGCRYASNCEYAFEKCKQTPPMIDIEKNRKVRCWKYA